The DNA window CTACACTGGTGAAATGAAACATGGACTCTGATATATGTATTAGGCAACTAGACTTGTTCACATGAcctcatatgtatatactgaaaGAACCGCAGTTACTCATTAAAAAACTACATGGCAAGAAAACAAGTAATAAATGCAGTAAAAGATTTGTAACCTTGCTTCAATCCTCTTACAGATCACAGGACAAATAGAACAAAGTCCTAATACAAGGCTTCAATTGTGAGGCCAAAGGCCATTTTAAGAGACCGGCAAACACAATCTAGTTATCCATCCACATAACAAGCAATAAGAAGGGGCTGACAATTCTCGTGCCTGATTCTTCCATACAGATCACCATGGGACACATAATATCTGTGTTTGTCAGAGAGCTACCCATTGCATTCATATTTGGTGGGATTTTTCTGCCTGTCGCCTTGCTCTTGCTCAGCCTCATTTCATATCTCATGGTAAAACTTGAAGAGGGTAAGTAAATGTGAATCTCTGTAGTAGTTGTACAAAACCAGAGAAGAGGAAAACAAGAATGAATGTATTCCTTTAATATGTATTATTTACTTATTTGTATGTATTATGTTTAGAATGTATTCTTCATTATGAAGGCTGTTTAGGCTTATTTCCattgtagcaggccacagcaaaaattaGGAATAATTTACATGCTAGGATTTCCAAAACTGATATTGCAGCCTTTTTGCTGCCCatattttttgcaatatgtggatgagactCGCTGGATTGTAGCAACCAAATCATATTTACTTACATCGGGCCCTGGTGCATTCATGAGTCCAAAACGAAACAATGAGATGTGATTACAGTGCAATGGGGAGGCGGATATTGTGGTCTGTATTTCCATTTCATTGGTGCTACACTGCTGCCTGACTTGTATATGTAGCATGTAACTATTCTCTAACTTTTAGATTGTTATTTGAAGGATTGGTAATTGTCTATTGAGGTCCTTTTTTGTTAAGTACATGGGCGTAACTATACTGGGTGCAAAGATAGCCATTGCACCTTCACCTCAGGGGGCTGAAAGACTTCTCGGCTACTTAAAAAAACATAAGTGTTTTGAATGGCACATGGTTTGTGGGtgacccattacagattttacactgGTCCCAGGAATTTTAATTTACACTTCTGTGTAGACAGTAGCTAATAATATGTAGATTAACCAAAGTGAAATCAATTGTTACATTTAACGTCACAATGCTATTACAATATTGAAGTTAATGTGAGCTCATTCAGAATATAAATGATATTCATTAGGCCACCTGCAGAGGACCGCcggctaggtcagtgtgctattcaggTATTTCCCAGATAGcaaactgacccattcatttctgtcggcccacacacatgaccatgtattacatggattggtgtgcaggctgacagtccgggccgcaaaactcaggacaggtcttattcctgtccggTTCTGTGGCCATGCTTCCGCAGATGCTATtctttgaatgaatggggccgcaGAAGCACGGCCAGTGCATGGACTGCCCACGGTGCCATGGACTgcccatccatgtgccatccgtgCGCCAGCTGTGCCATTCAATCACGGCCACTGGCCAGCCCAGGGTCATCTGCAAAGGGccttatatagtaaaaaaaaaaaaaaaagttagatatTTTCcaagtatattttgtgtatcaaTTCTCAGTCATTCAATGTGGATGTTTCTTGTTTACCTCCGttgaataccgtatttttcggactataagacgcacctaggttttagaggaggaaaatagggaaaaaaaattttgaagcaaaaaatggtaaaatattaaatatatgggagttgtagttttgcaacagctgcaaggccacattgacaggtgaccctgcagctgtacggggatgcatagagtgttttttttttgtggggccagctgtactttttagttataccattttggggaatatctattgcttagatcaccttttattgaaaaaaaacccggtggtttatgatatatatatatatatatatatatatatatatatatatatatataatttttttttttctagggacaggaggtgatttagaacttttatttttatttttaaagcttttttttttttttttactattttattccccccggggacttgaacctgcggtcacttgattgcaagtcccatagacggcaatacaactgtattgccgtctatgggacattctgtctattagtattacggctggtcatagagaccagccgcaatactaataaaGCAGTGACAGGCttcggagcctcattaggctcccggctgtcacccggacaggtcggctcctgcgatatcgccgctcaggagccggcctgcaactttacaggtacggggccggtggagaaggggccaccgatactgacccggcatccgctgtactagagaggtggatgccggggagggatagacgccggggcctgagacatcgctgccctgccctgaatgaagccagcagcggcggggggacggaggagcagaatagcatcactcctcccgctgctgctggcttcatgcagggcagaggagcacagcgatgtctcaggccccggcgtctatccctttccggcttccgcctctctagtacagcgggtgccaggcgccacattcagactataagacgcacccttcttttccccccaaatttgggggaaaaaagtgcgtcttatagtccgaaaaatacggtaaatatttCTCCTCGTCACGTGATCAccatgtaggtttttgtttgttttgaggaatgtaacatttttatcatttgtgttatacaactaatttctgcatttttttggtgatgcatagggctttatttttatgttgcttttatttttgcatgttttaaacttttgttatatccaggaaaatagaaacaaaagaggagggaaaaggtgtcagtttttcacttttctttttttttttctatttaataacacaaagggctactaaaaaactttttaaaatgtttttactcTGTTAagctaatttttattttgtatggtgttgttgggggtggggctagaacctttaAGAAGGGCGTTTTATTGAcatattattttatcttttttttttttttttttttttttacttttcttttttttcccaacattgtgtccccataaggtcataatagacctctagggacatctgatcactgtttTCCTTTGGGGGAGGTTGATTTTCCCTGTAACGTAGACTGGTACATTTAgcaccagttgcaggaggaatgcaGCCTTCTGCCCAtaactacagagctgatctgggtcctgtaggacccaacagctctaagggtgcattcacacggagtaacgtgccgcgtgacctggcacgtatatgccgtgtgagattttgagcgccgtatacgctcccattgatttcaattcaattattttgcaaaatcacggccgcaaaataacgcagcttatatgagactaactcccattgaaatcaatgggagcgtatacggtgctcaaaatctcacacggcgtatacgtgccaggtcacgcggcacgttactacgtgtgaatgcaccctaacacccgctgatcccggcagatcacataaccaccaggtcagagggcagcctcataatggcggcacccatagcgGTGTAAACAGTGCTCAATAAGCGTTGTATGCACAgcgatcaggaaggcagggaagttacagccagctcccagatTCAGCAGCTGTACGagttcatgcagctgctgaaatcttCTTGGACATACTGATACGTCcttgcagaactagacaaccaccttCCGGACATAAAAACCCAATGgctggtctggaagtggttaaactgtgtcaaaaaaaaaagtgtacatgattttttttttaaccaaaacaaAGAGTAGCtttaaaaggaatgagaaatatacttCTTCTTTCTGATAAATCCACTTCTGgtgttggcttaaaaaaaaaacagcaaaatctgaaaaaaattgcaactcgtgtccgactttgtgtccggctaaaaaaagtggtttccccgtggacaggcagaagacgcacacgggcggtcacctttacaaacccattcaagtgaatgggtttgaaagctgaacgcagggtttccgtctcctgtccagtttcacagggcagaagacagaaaccggccagattggctaaaccgaagaccaggtgcagatgtgcACCCACCCTTACTCTAATTTTATAGTCTGCATAGGCTAGTAAAGGACAGCAGAGCTGAGATTTTAGTTCTTCCATTAAGAAGTTACATTTAAAGCCTACAACAAACACTCTGAATTGTAAACTTCTTCTGGAATATTTCATGTTTCCTTAtgctttttatagatttttagaccCTTTATACTTACCTGGTGAAATCATCAAACTCTCAACAATGAAGCAGGTCGTACTGTTGCTCACTACTTTGCTTTAGTCCTGATGAAagatcatgtgacatcagactgtTAAGTAACGTCACATTACACTAGATCTGAAGTAATAAAGTGGCACCAGGGGAATCTTCAGTTTAGGTTTCATGTACATGAATGCATGTGCAGCCAGATGCTCTGTTCTGTTCTGACATTTTGTAGGATCTGCTATAGAAATATGGTTACAGAATAGAACATCGAAACACATTCACGTTGCACACGTGGTCATGTATATAAAGCCAAAGTGATTCAGTGAGCATCAGGAGATCTCAGATTCAGAGAGAACAAGAGTAAAATGAATAGAATCATTTTGCGTTGATCAAGGTATTTTATGAACCAAATTTTTGTGTGACCCTGACCACATATTTGGACTCATGTTCTATATACCAAAGTTGTGTCTTTCTAAATGTCACTAGCTCATGCTTTACTGCAAAGCATTATATAGAAAttaataaaatgtgaaaaaagtattAAAGAGAAGTTTAGGCAAATGAATGGAAACTGCTTACCCAATCAAAGATGATAAATGACAGGGCACGGTGTAACGTAGATCAGGCTTAGAGTCTATGGCTGTCCCATGACATCTTCCATCAATTGTTACTCACCTTAATCACACTGTATTGTACACAAGGAAAACACCATTTGTCAGTGGGATTTTGCTGGACAACAATCTATACTTCTAATCAGACTCTAGTGCTCTACAGGCACAATCTGCAATTACACTACCATGGTTACAAGGTGCTTAAGGGATGGCCTATCCATTTAACTTAACCAAAGTACTTCATGTCTAATTAGGCAGAAGGAGAGTTAATGCAAATTGTTCATCCTGAAATGTACAGAAAAAAGGAAATATCTGCCTAAATCAAAGGAAATGACAAGAGAATATGAATATCATACATTTTGTAATACATGGATTAATTAACCCCAAAACGTGTAAtttcaataattttctggaagaactaCTTCATCTTCTAGAAAAATGTCAGGGTTGCCAAAACTTATGGTCATGTCAGTATATAGTGATTAGATATTCAAAGCCGTATTAAAAGTCCTTtgggggtgcattcacacggagtaaagtggcgatGATTCTGCCACCATAACTCACGGCAAAATcggcactgataaaaagactcccattgagttcaatgagtttcgtcttccgcgcggaacacatcaaaatcaatgtgttaaaaagcctcccattgatttcaatgggttctgcaaagaagacggaacccattgaactcaatgggagtctttttatcagcgctgattctgctgcaagttatcgtggcagaatcagtgccactttactccgtgtgaatgcaccctaatgctgaGGCTATCATTTTACAGAGGTTCCACCATAAGGTTCATATCTCAAGTCTTCTGTGAGTAATCTTTCAGTCAAGGAActgagagatgagtgaacactattcgaaacagccgtttcgaatagcacgctcccatagaaatgaatggaagcggcaggcacgcagactttgctggcggccagccgcttaaccccccacgtgccggctacgtccattcatttctatgggagcgtgctatttgaaacggttgtttcgaatagtgtttgctcatctctattagtaacagATCATTGTGCCTGTACCAGTTCACCTCCCATTCCAGAGATCACTGGTAGAATTTAGTTGGCTAAGCTGGAAAGGATATTTTTCAGTTGGCCACATGCTTTCATTCTATGGCATAGCTAGTAAACTGATATAAAATAATACCACATCTTCTTTACAGTGAAGAGTTCCATATAGTTATTCACCTCATTGCTTATTGAAGGCTCCCCTTACAACAACAGGGtctataaaaaatgaaattaCCTGCccacaacaaacataaaaaaacagatttaaccccttctccagtgtttgaagcagggtcataccttcctgtatcaaaacatttctgcaatgaggatcataatatcaccgaaaatgaaaattttggttttaagagggaattttaaatcaaagaaagaacgatttatgagtataaacttatgaccctgcttcaaacactggagaaggggttaaatctgtcacatggttttatggcatcttacagaaatcactgacctgagaccctgagaactgataagaacctggaattgtttacattgtttctaccaataactaataaccccctacccccttcctcctagaattctatccctatgtgtccttttgtacataaatatgcatccttcagaaatggtttttaaatttacttgagaaaggatccgagagttccgaaacgttgtaatctgtcatcattattagttagccattaaaaaggtatcaactactgaagactatcaagtttttgggtttttcttacatttcctacccactggctaacacggtacgagaacaaaaaTTTTCCTTATACCACAACAAACATAGTAGATGACACCTGCTTCCCCGGTATAATAACTATACAAGTGCATTATGCTATATGATCACATTATTACATCCAAATTGTTTTTAACTCACTATATTTCTTTCACAGTTAATGAAGAGCTGGCTCAAATCCGTGCCCCAAGAGGTTCACTGCGGGATTACTACCTCAAGTACAAACGCTTAAAGTCGTCTGGGATCCAACGTGCCATGAAAACTTCTTAATCCAGATATTACTTCACACACAAGGACAGCGTATATAATGTAAAGCTGCTAACACATCACAAATCACTGGGGAAAAGTAAGGAATCTAAAAATGACTGCTCAGAGCAACAAGGGGAAGTAAAAGGTGTTGCCAATTAGAATGTCTTTCCTGGAAAAACTCCGCTCACTTGAGACTTGAAAGCTGGCGCTGTCTTATATGGATCACATGGTGATTTTTTCCAAGGTTACAGGCGATGCCTGTGGACCAGGACATGCTGAAGTCATTTGAAATCTGCTTCTTTGCTAGTTAAGCtgctaaaaaaaatgcacatataTGCAGTTACATAACAGTATCCGTAGCTGTAAGCTAGAAACCAAACAAAGCTATTATAAGCTCCAGCCTCAGTCTAAGGACAGCGTTGGAcaggattttatttttagtaAAAGTTTCTAGTGGTCGTCATGTACTTTACATTTGCAGCCCAGTGGATTTCATGACACATTTACCTGACTGTATTAattccagcagtattatagtatcacGGCCATCAGAGCTAGGATCACTTCACAAGAGCAATAAGTAGGAGCAGTAATCTGGTATGTGGGGAGCAGGAGTACATTTCTAGGCTGTAAATATAGAATGGAGCAGTATGTTTGCTTTTCATATACACAGAAAATGTGACTCATACAATGTAAGAACAGCAAGAAATCAATAGGTGCAAAGATATTTCTTTAATACAGCCATAAACTGAAAACAGTCAAGGAAAGGTCTACCATGCCGCTGTCACCTTCTACTATGTATCAAGTCACATATAATGGACTATTCACGTTTCtcaattagggtatgttcacattactTTCATTGTGCATCCTGGAAAAGGTCCCATTGTATACGCCAAATGTATCCACAGGCCCACATTCAACAAATAAAAGTCAAAGGAATTTTCTTGTGGGCTCGGACAGACTGTCATATATCAATATACCTTTCTTAATGTataggagagcagtgtgctgtgtTTTCCTAAAGGATATCTCCATTTATCCCTATTGGACTGGCGATTGGTGGTAAGCTGAAAGCTTGGTGGAACATGGCAGAAACATTAGTTAACTAGTTTGTATCACAACCCCTTTATAAAAAGAAGCTAGTGTGTCTTCTTCTCAAAACGCTCCCAGAAACAGCTGTTTTTGCCAAGAAATGATACATCTCTCCATACAGTTCACCtctagcaagtagagatgagcgaacacagagtacagcattcggccaatcaacgctgccagaggctcgtctgtgaggaggcggagtctaaaatcggaccagaatggagactgctgtggaccgatcttagactccgcctcctccagcaaaaccagcgttgattggccgaatgcatgtatggaattcggccaatcaacactggtcaatgtattcctatgctgtgcgctcagcttgtcTACACCAGAGAttcagccgagctgagcacacggccagcactactacaccggagatgtgaaccctgctgcacactcagctctgctgcatcagagatgtagcagagctgaaggtgCGCTGAACCCTATTgcaccgcctcctcacagacgagcctccggcagaaccagcattgattggccgaatgctatactctgtatggcattcggccaatcaatgctggtcatgcattcctaagggaaaaagtcagctcccgcatatcgcaagctgacagggatcccgacgtaatacagtaactttggcatgttagatgccgctaggcatgcttcccctgctgtcccagttgcattccagggtgttggcatcatttcctggggtgtcatagtggacttggtgactctcctgagtcgcagagtgggatcccctgaaacgagcattttttccccatagactataatggggttcgatattcgttcgaatagtcgaatattgaggggctattcaaaatgaatatcgaatatttcactgttcgctcatctctactggcaagGAATTAATAGCTGGCTATATAATGCATAGACAGCCTGGGCCAAAGTGGAAGCCATTCTTGCATAGCACCTCTCTGATGTGACTCACCATTTATGTTCTTCAACCAAAAGTGTAGAAAAACCAGATGGCACTGCTACAACTTTAAAAAACGACAAGTATATTCTTTCTGTTCATAGGTGATTATATAAATAGTTCTTTTTCACCTAGCCGGTTAAATGGACAACCATATGTTGTAGAATATTCAAGGGTGGTGCTCAACATCCCATAACAGCAGGAGGATATCTTCAAAAATGGAAAGAAAAGAAGGGGGGCACTCACCACTAAGACGAATTTTCCTTAAAACAACGTCCTTTATTAGGTCACAATGTTAAAACCATCCTTGTGGAAGGGAGAAAGTGCACATATAGGCGtgtagaggcaacagccgtttcgcgctgtcaatagcgctttctcaagccttgaaTGCAACATGTTGCATTCAAGGCTTGAGAACGTTGTTTTAAGGAACATTCGTCTGAGTGGTGAGTGCCCCCCTTCTTTTCTTTCCATTTTTGAATTTATGTTCTTCATATGGCTGGGGCAAATGGATGTGTTGCCATGAGATGTCTTTAAATGAAATGTATGCATTGAAATACTTTACTTTTCATACAATATTTGGAAATATATATGTGCCTAGGACATATAGAATGTTGTTACATGAGAATCTATCTGTACTGCCTTTATGAATCTATATGCGAAACATCTTTACCATCAACCGGTGAAATAATGCCTTAACAGCTGCTATTATACATACAATGTCATACTACTGATATATGAAGAAAGTCTAATGTGTCACTGAATATGCAAGTAAAGACAAAATACCATAGAACCAATTTACTCTACTTTCCATTATCACTAACTGCAAACTGGAATTGTCACACAAAAATCAGAGTAGTCAAAGGAGCTGTCCGATACTTGACTTAACAGCCTATCCTCgataaatatcagattggtggagattGCACACCAGGCACCTCCAATGAGCAGATCTGCACAGTGTATGAAGCTAGAAACGGACATCTCCATAAACTCGTAGCCATGCTCAGCAACTGCAATAGTGTGGCACAACAACTACACAGACTATTGATCTGTCTGTGGCACAATACACTATGCTAGTACTGGAGGCAGcagtagctga is part of the Leptodactylus fuscus isolate aLepFus1 chromosome 3, aLepFus1.hap2, whole genome shotgun sequence genome and encodes:
- the SMLR1 gene encoding small leucine-rich protein 1 yields the protein MGHIISVFVRELPIAFIFGGIFLPVALLLLSLISYLMVKLEEVNEELAQIRAPRGSLRDYYLKYKRLKSSGIQRAMKTS